The DNA region GTGAGCTACTACCAGTTCGAGCTCTACCGCAGGCTCACGCAGTCCAGCGACGCCACCTTGGCCGCCATCGCCGCCAAGGCCGTGAAGGAAGTGGACTACCACCGGGACCACAGTGCCCAGTGGATCCTGCGCCTGGCCGGCGGCACGGAGGAGTCGCGCGAGCGGATCACGCACGGGCTCAAGCTCATCTGGCCCTACGTCGGCGAACTCTTCGAGGACGATGAACTCACCACCCGCCTGACGGAAACCGGCGCCGCCGTCGAGCCTTCCAGCCTGAAAGCCGACTTTGACCGGCTCACCGGCCAGGTCCTCACCGAAGCGGAGCTGGAGGTGCCGGAGGTTCCGGCTGCCCCCGGCGGCGGGCGGCGCGGCCAGCACTCCGAGCACCTGGGCTACATCCTCGCAGAGATGCAGGTGCTGGCCCGGCAGTATCCCGGAGCAAGCTGGTGACCGTCGTGGAGATGTACGTCGCCGGCTTCCAGGCCAAGCCAAAGAGCGCCAGGCAGAAGGCGTGGGACATCGCCGCCACGGTGTGCGATCCCGAGATCCCGGTGCTCACCATCGAGGACTTGGGCATCCTGCGGGACGTGGAAATAGTCGACGACGGAGGGCTGGTTCCCGCCGTCCAGGTCACCATCACGCCCACCTACTCGGGCTGCCCCGCGATGGACGCTATCCGCGACGACCTCAATGCCGCGTTCGCGAAGGAAGGCTACCCCAGCGTCCACGTGGACCTGGTGCTCGCGCCGGCCTGGACCACGGACTGGATGACGGAGGCTGGAAAACAGAAGCTGCGGGAGTACGGCATTGCTCCGCCCTCCGGCAAGGCAGCAGCCGGCGGCCACTCAGGCCCCGTCAGGCTGAGCCTGGCCGTGAAGTGCCCTCAGTGCTCCAGCCTGAACACCAAGGAACTCACCCGC from Arthrobacter pascens includes:
- the paaC gene encoding 1,2-phenylacetyl-CoA epoxidase subunit PaaC produces the protein MPTGSHSSQARSGALAGVGPSATRITPGNALRPEDIALEVRTGLVKPSEDVAEYALRLGDDALILAQRLGHWISRAPELEEDVALGNIALDQLGHARSFLSYAGGAWDKSEDDLAYFRREHEFRSAHLFEQPNGDFAVTIARQFVVSYYQFELYRRLTQSSDATLAAIAAKAVKEVDYHRDHSAQWILRLAGGTEESRERITHGLKLIWPYVGELFEDDELTTRLTETGAAVEPSSLKADFDRLTGQVLTEAELEVPEVPAAPGGGRRGQHSEHLGYILAEMQVLARQYPGASW
- the paaD gene encoding 1,2-phenylacetyl-CoA epoxidase subunit PaaD — translated: MYVAGFQAKPKSARQKAWDIAATVCDPEIPVLTIEDLGILRDVEIVDDGGLVPAVQVTITPTYSGCPAMDAIRDDLNAAFAKEGYPSVHVDLVLAPAWTTDWMTEAGKQKLREYGIAPPSGKAAAGGHSGPVRLSLAVKCPQCSSLNTKELTRFGSTSCKALYVCQDCQEPFDYFKVL